A window of Juglans regia cultivar Chandler chromosome 7, Walnut 2.0, whole genome shotgun sequence contains these coding sequences:
- the LOC108980037 gene encoding FHA domain-containing protein At4g14490-like has product MEPQPLKLVMVQGPREGETLEFPLGSSIRIGRLVRGNNVPIKDLGISSKHLSIESSASGSGKWILRDLDSSNGTLLNATKVLPYTPYDLRDADSIKIGERTSFLVKIDGHDASQLRRNPRRQAAEKCTVEPVAENRSRRGKASKVSEANCDEKGEELETGNRRKGRPRKARVLESEDAAEKLREPESENVRPVEEKPARQTRTRRTRSAKESAVLEPILEKIPENSGVECGGVEVKGRKTRAGARRRKNLCQESLDCARVDAAENNENVEEPAHLGENIRTDVDKGATTGVDALENVEETNLEENDIINAGKGTATGFNDEVERGSGSGVKEEGLDLERMTLEDWFNYLEVHLPKQIIHETEEMIEGMEQKAERVREYILEQRNERGKVPVG; this is encoded by the coding sequence ATGGAGCCCCAACCTCTGAAGCTTGTAATGGTCCAAGGCCCACGCGAGGGCGAAACCCTTGAATTCCCACTCGGATCTTCCATCCGAATCGGCCGCCTCGTCCGCGGCAACAACGTCCCCATCAAGGACCTCGGCATCTCCTCCAAGCACCTCTCCATCGAGTCTTCAGCTTCGGGCTCGGGCAAATGGATCCTCCGCGACCTCGACTCCTCCAACGGTACCCTCCTCAACGCCACCAAGGTCCTCCCATACACCCCCTATGACCTCCGCGACGCCGACTCCATCAAGATCGGTGAACGCACCTCCTTCTTAGTTAAGATCGACGGCCACGATGCAAGCCAACTCAGACGGAACCCCAGGCGCCAAGCCGCCGAAAAATGTACGGTGGAACCGGTAGCAGAGAATCGGTCCCGGAGAGGTAAAGCTTCTAAGGTGAGCGAAGCTAATTGTGATGAGAAAGGTGAGGAGTTGGAAACTGGGAACCGAAGGAAGGGTCGGCCGAGGAAAGCTAGGGTTTTGGAGAGTGAAGACGCTGCAGAGAAACTTCGTGAGCCGGAATCGGAGAATGTGAGACCCGTGGAAGAGAAACCGGCACGGCAAACGAGAACTCGGCGTACTCGGAGTGCAAAAGAATCTGCGGTTTTGGAACCGATTCTCGAGAAGATTCCGGAGAACTCGGGTGTAGAGTGTGGAGGAGTGGAGGTTAAGGGTAGAAAGACACGAGCCGGggcgagaagaaggaagaatctATGCCAAGAGTCATTGGATTGCGCTCGAGTTGATGCTGCAGAGAACAATGAGAATGTAGAGGAGCCGGCGCATTTGggagaaaatattagaacagATGTTGATAAAGGTGCTACGACCGGAGTTGATGCTTTGGAGAATGTGGAGGAGACGaatttggaagaaaatgatataataaatGCAGGTAAAGGCACTGCGACTGGATTTAATGATGAGGTAGAAAGAGGGTCTGGTTCTGGTGTCAAAGAGGAAGGGCTGGATTTGGAGAGGATGACGCTTGAGGACTGGTTCAATTATTTGGAGGTCCATTTGCCAAAGCAGATAATTCATGAGACTGAGGAAATGATTGAGGGTATGGAACAGAAAGCCGAACGAGTTCGTGAGTATATTCTGGAGCAGAGGAATGAGAGGGGTAAAGTGCCCGTGGGATAG
- the LOC108980039 gene encoding TNF receptor-associated factor homolog 1a-like — translation MAGTASEESGVGRSVEGISTGQRCQSGEALAEWRSSEQVENGTPSTSPPYWDSDDDDDGGPKPSELYGKHTWKIENFSQINKRELRGNQFEVGGYKWYILIYPQGCDVCNHLSLFLCVANHDKLLPGWSHFAQFTIAVVNKDPKKSKYSDTLHRFWKKEHDWGWKKFMELSKVSDGFIDADTLIIKAQVQVIREKADRPFRCLDCQYRRELVRVYLTNVEQICRRFVEERRSKLGKLIDDKARWSSFRAFWLGIDQNARRRMSREKTDVILKFVVKHFFIEKEVTSTLVMDSLHSGLKALEGQMQCKKGRMKLLEAEEMSAPIVRMEKDMFVLVDDVLSLLERAAMDLLPPKDDKGPQNRTKDGNSGEDFNKDSIERDERRLTELGRRTVEIFVLAHIFSNKIEVAYQEAVALKRQEELIREEEAAAWLAESEQKAKRGATEKEKKSKKNKAKQKRNNRKGKEKGREERPGMAVQDKHQLENPNDEKHDSIMEEQPAVEKPDTLEDVSDVSDSVDGVSEIPQPDSEDRDASPVNWDTDTSEVHPLMEATSSGINSLSSVQNGVVERKSHSIMDDSSSTCSTDSVPSVTNGPYKGNTFPNYINQKSPGRGRNQRGKATCDGSSWANEMDNQPSGLSEDAGDLNDLSGSCKVGESEQEPVLSLQDPLKWSEQHMVKKEVVSLPKKLSIKEQADVERPSKDRTAAVPSSSRSPPRNPASTIRSKNGSAIVDPIPPGKASSNVTQQSEKTMPLMTSSQSTGVSRPETQKVASPKSSEKGMAQHVPMMSRPSSAPIIPGPRPTAPVVSMVQTSPPLSRSVSATGRIGPESSPATHGYVPQSYRNAIMGNAVASSTGGFTHPNSQSSGVNQSSAFSQSATLIPAPMFLPPNPETVDPTTVKSGFPYGMVRQDVLQNGPHWMETSQKETSRNMQYDHSSLVNDVQNMGLYKSAHSGLQGKLSTQFPASASGRQTQGALADEFPHLDIINDLLDDEHGVGMGGASTGFHSLGNGPQLLNRQLTFPCDESISSDVGSSSSSCRFERSQSYHDDGFQQHYHSPGSHYDSMRDFILQGGALPYVNGQVDGLVLNQWPVAGAGADLSLLGMRNPEGDGYPYYNTDYSNLACGVNGYTIFRPSNGH, via the exons ATGGCGGGAACTGCAAGTGAGGAGTCTGGAGTGGGAAGGTCCGTGGAGGGAATTTCAACCGGGCAGCGTTGCCAATCTGGGGAAGCATTGGCAGAATGGCGGTCTTCCGAGCAGGTGGAAAACGGAACCCCATCAACTTCGCCTCCTTACTGGGATTctgatgacgatgatgatggAG GGCCCAAACCTTCTGAATTATATGGAAAACATACGTGGAAGATAGAGAATTTTTCACAGATTAACAAAAGAGAACTTCGTGGTAATCAATTTGAGGTTGGCGGCTACAAATG GTACATTTTAATTTACCCCCAAGGCTGTGACGTCTGCAAtcatctttctttgtttctttgtgtTGCTAATCATGACAAACTTCTTCCAG GCTGGAGCCATTTTGCACAGTTCACTATAGCTGTGGTGAACAAAGATCCAAAGAAATCTAAATATTCTG aTACTTTACATCGATTCTGGAAGAAAGAGCATGACTGGGGGTGGAAAAAATTCATGGAGCTGTCAAAAGTTTCAGATGGGTTTATTGATGCTGACACTCTTATAATAAAggctcaagttcaagtcataAG GGAGAAAGCAGATAGGCCCTTTCGTTGTCTTGATTGTCAGTATAGGAGAGAACTTGTTAGGGTCTATTTGACAAATGTGGAGCAGATTTGCCGGCGATTTGTAGAAGAGAGAAGAAGCAAGCTTGGGAAGTTGATAGATGATAAAGCTAGGTGGTCAAG CTTCCGTGCTTTCTGGTTGGGAATTGACCAAAATGCTAGGCGTCGTATGTCCAGGGAGAAGACGGATGTGATTCTAAAATTTGTTGTGAAGCATTTCTTTATAGAAAAGGAAGTCACTTCTACTTTGGTAATGGATTCCTTGCATAGTGGCTTAAAGGCTCTTGAAGGCCAGATGCAGTGTAAGAAAGGGAGGATGAAATTGTTGGAGGCTGAAGAAATGTCAGCCCCCATTGTTCGCATGGAAAAAGATATGTTTGTATTGGTCGATGATGTCTTATCATTGCTTGAGAGGGCTGCCATGGATCTATTGCCTCCAAAAGATGACAAGGGTCCTCAGAATCGTACAAAG GATGGAAACTCCGGAGAGGACTTCAACAAAGATTCTATTGAGCGTGATGAGAGGCGTCTTACAGAATTGGGTCGCAGAACTGTGGAGATATTTGTCCTTGCCCATATTTTCAG CAATAAAATCGAGGTAGCATACCAGGAAGCTGTGGCTTTGAAGAGGCAAGAGGAGCTCATCCGCGAAGAAGAGGCAGCAGCATGGCTTGCTGAAAGTGAGCAGAAGGCAAAACGCGGAGCaactgaaaaggaaaagaaatcaaagaaaaacaaG GCCAAACAAAAACGAAATAACCGGAAAGGGAAGGAAAAGGGGAGGGAGGAAAGGCCTGGCATGGCGGTACAAGACAAGCACCAACTGGAAAACCCAAATGATGAAAAACATGACAGCATTATGGAGGAGCAACCTGCAGTTGAGAAGCCTGATACACTGGAAGATGTTTCCGATGTCTCTGATTCAGTAGATGGTGTTTCAGAAATTCCTCAGCCTGATTCAGAAGACCGCGATGCTAGTCCTGTCAATTGGGATACCGACACATCAGAAGTTCATCCTCTAATGGAAGCCACTAGTAGTGGAATTAATTCCCTGTCATCTGTacaaaatggtgttgttgaAAGAAAGAGCCATTCAATAATGGATGATAGTTCTTCAACGTGTTCTACAGACTCTGTACCATCAGTGACTAATGGGCCCTATAAGGGGAACACTTTCCCAAACTATATAAACCAAAAATCACCTGGCAG GGGAAGGAACCAACGAGGTAAAGCAACCTGTGATGGGAGTAGTTGGGCAAATGAGATGGATAATCAACCTTCTGGGCTTTCAGAGGATGCAGGAGATCTAAACGATTTATCTGGTAGTTGTAAAGTTGGTGAATCTGAGCAGGAGCCTGTTCTCTCCTTGCAGGATCCGTTAAAGTGGTCTGAGCAGCATATGGTTAAGAAG GAAGTAGTTTCGCTGCCGAAGAAACTAAGCATCAAAGAGCAGGCTGATGTGGAAAGACCCTCTAAAGATAGGACAGCAGCAGTACCGTCCTCTTCCAGAAGTCCACCCAGGAATCCAGCCTCAACCATTCGATCAAAGAATGGTAGTGCTATTGTTGATCCTATTCCACCTGGGAAAGCTTCTTCAAATGTTACCCAACAGAGTGAGAAAACCATGCCTTTGATGACGTCATCCCAAAGTACTGGTGTGTCCAGACCTGAGACCCAGAAGGTTGCAAGCCCGAAGTCAAGTGAAAAGGGCATGGCACAGCATGTCCCTATGATGTCGAGGCCCTCTAGTGCTCCTATAATTCCTGGTCCCAGGCCGACTGCTCCTGTTGTTTCCATGGTTCAAACATCCCCTCCACTCAGCCGTTCAGTGAGTGCAACTGGCCGGATAGGTCCCGAGTCCTCACCAGCAACACATGGTTATGTTCCCCAGTCCTATAGAAATGCCATTATGGGTAATGCCGTTGCTTCAAGTACTGGTGGTTTTACTCATCCTAACTCTCAAAGTTCAGGGGTGAACCAATCCTCAGCATTCTCGCAATCAGCTACCTTGATACCTGCACCAATGTTTTTACCCCCGAACCCTGAGACGGTTGACCCAACCACGGTCAAATCAGGTTTTCCATATGGCATGGTAAGGCAGGATGTCTTGCAGAATGGACCCCACTGGATGGAGACTTCTCAAAAGGAAACCAGCAGAAACATGCAGTATGACCATTCTTCCCTAGTTAATGATGTTCAAAACATGGGCCTGTACAAGTCTGCACACAGCGGATTGCAGGGAAAACTATCCACTCAGTTCCCAGCCAGTGCATCTGGCCGGCAGACCCAAGGTGCATTGGCGGATGAGTTCCCGCATCTGGATATCATTAATGACCTACTTGATGATGAGCATGGTGTTGGGATGGGAGGAGCAAGCACAGGTTTTCATTCTCTCGGCAATGGGCCACAGCTATTGAATAGGCAGTTAACATTTCCTTGTGATGAGAGCATATCCAGTGATGTGGGGTCCTCATCTAGCTCTTGCAGGTTTGAGCGATCGCAAAGTTACCATGATGATGGGTTTCAACAGCACTATCACTCTCCTGGCAGTCATTATGACTCAATGAGGGATTTCATTCTGCAAGGCGGGGCATTACCATATGTAAATGGGCAGGTAGATGGGTTAGTTCTGAATCAGTGGCCGGTTGCTGGTGCTGGTGCTGATTTATCTCTACTTGGCATGAGGAACCCGGAGGGAGATGGTTACCCATATTATAATACAGATTATTCAAATCTGGCATGTGGCGTCAACGGCTATACAATCTTCCGGCCTTCAAATGGGCATTGA